In the Festucalex cinctus isolate MCC-2025b chromosome 10, RoL_Fcin_1.0, whole genome shotgun sequence genome, one interval contains:
- the LOC144027603 gene encoding E3 ubiquitin-protein ligase MARCHF2-like: MTTGGCCHQPDAVCDCPNDTDVKTNVEGGSHDGEGSECPEHRLAQVTAVDGHPMSSVIKTQPSDGPMCRICHEGGSTERLLSPCDCTGTLATVHRSCLELWLSSSNTNYCELCNAHFNVRRRLRRFTEWLRDPASHEERRLLFCDIVCFLFVTPLATISGWLCLKGVKDDLQLGSLLQNTGLISLTLVLFTIYSLWTTVCLRFHCKLYSDWRRKDQGVRLIIPRAKRAILSPRALLSATRLNTPSEDSLV, from the exons ATGACGACGGGCGGTTGCTGCCACCAGCCCGACGCCGTGTGCGACTGCCCAAATGACACCGACGTTAAAACAAACGTAGAAGGAGGCAGCCATGACGGAGAAGGCAGCGAGTGCCCGGAACATCGCCTGGCGCAGGTCACGGCCGTTGATGGACACCCGATGTCCTCCGTGATCAAAACCCAGCCGAG CGACGGTCCCATGTGCCGCATCTGCCACGAGGGAGGCAGCACGGAACGCCTGCTGTCCCCGTGCGACTGCACCGGCACGCTGGCTACGGTGCACAGGAGCTGCCTGGAACTCTGGCTGTCGTCCTCCAACACCAACTACTGTGAGCTGTGCAACGCCCACTTCAACGTCCGACGAAGACTCCGCCGTTTCACTGAG TGGCTGCGCGATCCGGCCTCGCACGAGGAGAGGAGGTTGCTGTTTTGCGACATCGTGTGCTTCCTGTTCGTCACGCCGCTGGCCACCATCTCGGGCTGGTTGTGCCTGAAGGGCGTCAAGGACGACCTTCAGCTCGGCAGCTTGCTGCAGAATACGGGCCTCATCTCGCTCACCCTCGTCCTCTTCACCATCTACAGCCTCTGGACCACG GTGTGCCTGCGTTTCCACTGTAAGCTGTACTCTGACTGGAGGAGGAAGGACCAGGGAGTGCGCCTGATCATCCCCAGAGCCAAGCGGGCCATCTTGTCCCCGCGTGCCTTGCTGTCCGCCACACGCCTCAACACGCCCTCTGAGGACAGTCTCGTATGA
- the LOC144027604 gene encoding E3 ubiquitin-protein ligase MARCHF2-like, whose product MSLDPLSMPASGCCHQPDAPCDCAKDPDLKQKSVKEEVGEGPEHCTVQMTAIGHLASSAIKPLSSSDGPICRICYEGGSAEVLLSPCNCRGTQANVHKSCLELWLASSNKSYCVLCRARFNVKRTVKPFRQWLCHPDSEDERIIRSCTLTTFSTLLVYILIRLLVPFPRNHWMDLAMITTGMLLGWLLMVMPLHWTQYSLWKTKNQQVHLIIPNTDEAVSSQPRTV is encoded by the exons ATGTCTCTGGACCCTCTAAGCATGCCGGCGAGCGGTTGCTGCCACCAACCCGACGCCCCATGTGACTGTGCAAAAGACCCTGACCTCAAACAAAAGAGCGTCAAGGAAGAAGTAGGCGAAGGCCCCGAGCACTGCACCGTCCAGATGACGGCCATTGGACACCTGGCGTCATCTGCGATCAAGCCCCTATCAAG CAGCGACGGTCCCATTTGTCGCATCTGCTACGAGGGCGGCAGCGCGGAAGTCCTGCTGTCCCCGTGCAACTGCAGAGGCACGCAGGCCAACGTGCACAAGAGCTGCCTGGAGCTCTGGCTGGCCTCTTCCAACAAAAGCTACTGCGTCCTTTGCCGCGCCCGCTTCAACGTCAAACGCACGGTCAAGCCATTCAGACAG TGGCTGTGTCATCCCGACTCGGAAGATGAGCGGATCATCCGGTCCTGCACCTTAACCACGTTTTCCACATTGCTGGTCTACATTTTGATCCGGTTGCTTGTGCCGTTCCCTCGCAACCATTGGATGGATTTGGCCATGATAACAACA GGGATGTTGCTGGGTTGGTTGCTGATGGTGATGCCTTTACACTGGACTCAGTACTCTCTGTGGAAAACGAAGAACCAGCAAGTACACCTGATCATCCCCAACACTGACGAGGCCGTCTCCTCCCAACCACGGACAGTTtag
- the LOC144027097 gene encoding ras-related protein Rab-11B-like isoform X2 — translation MGNRDDEYDYLFKVVLIGDSGVGKSNLLSRFTRNEFNLESKSTIGVEFATRSLQVDGKTIKAQIWDTAGQERYRAITSAYYRGAVGALLVYDIAKHLTYENVERWLKELRDHADNNIIIMLVGNKSDLRHLRAVPTDEARAFAEKNTLSFIETSALDSTNVEEAFKNILTEIYRIVSQKQISDRSAHDDSPGNNVVDISVPPTTDGQRGNKMACCQSL, via the exons atgggAAACCGAGATGATGAATACGATTATTTATTCAAAG TTGTGCTGATCGGAGACTCCGGCGTGGGCAAGAGCAACCTGCTGTCACGCTTCACCAGAAACGAGTTCAACCTGGAGAGCAAGAGCACCATCGGGGTGGAGTTTGCCACTCGCAGTCTCCAGGTAGATGGCAAAACCATCAAGGCTCAGATTTGGGACACGGCCGGGCAGGAACGCTACCGAGCCATCACCTCGGC GTACTACCGCGGCGCGGTGGGCGCTCTGCTGGTGTACGACATCGCCAAACACCTGACGTACGAGAACGTGGAGCGCTGGCTGAAGGAGCTGAGGGACCACGCCGacaacaacatcatcatcatgctgGTGGGGAACAAGAGCGACCTGCGACACCTCAGGGCAGTGCCCACTGATGAGGCGCGAGCATTCGCTG aaaaaaacacgCTGTCATTCATCGAGACCTCCGCCTTGGACTCCACAAATGTGGAAGAAGCCTTCAAGAACATCCTCACAG AAATCTACCGCATCGTGTCCCAGAAGCAAATTTCAGACAGATCGGCGCACGACGACTCCCCTGGCAACAACGTGGTGGACATCAGCGTGCCGCCCACCACCGACGGACAGAGGGGCAACAAAATGGCGTGCTGCCAGAGCTTGTga
- the LOC144027097 gene encoding ras-related protein Rab-11B-like isoform X1 yields the protein MMNTIIYSKLNYSGWVLLLTVVLIGDSGVGKSNLLSRFTRNEFNLESKSTIGVEFATRSLQVDGKTIKAQIWDTAGQERYRAITSAYYRGAVGALLVYDIAKHLTYENVERWLKELRDHADNNIIIMLVGNKSDLRHLRAVPTDEARAFAEKNTLSFIETSALDSTNVEEAFKNILTEIYRIVSQKQISDRSAHDDSPGNNVVDISVPPTTDGQRGNKMACCQSL from the exons ATGATGAATACGATTATTTATTCAAAG CTCAACTACTCTGGTTGGGTTTTGTTGCTTACAGTTGTGCTGATCGGAGACTCCGGCGTGGGCAAGAGCAACCTGCTGTCACGCTTCACCAGAAACGAGTTCAACCTGGAGAGCAAGAGCACCATCGGGGTGGAGTTTGCCACTCGCAGTCTCCAGGTAGATGGCAAAACCATCAAGGCTCAGATTTGGGACACGGCCGGGCAGGAACGCTACCGAGCCATCACCTCGGC GTACTACCGCGGCGCGGTGGGCGCTCTGCTGGTGTACGACATCGCCAAACACCTGACGTACGAGAACGTGGAGCGCTGGCTGAAGGAGCTGAGGGACCACGCCGacaacaacatcatcatcatgctgGTGGGGAACAAGAGCGACCTGCGACACCTCAGGGCAGTGCCCACTGATGAGGCGCGAGCATTCGCTG aaaaaaacacgCTGTCATTCATCGAGACCTCCGCCTTGGACTCCACAAATGTGGAAGAAGCCTTCAAGAACATCCTCACAG AAATCTACCGCATCGTGTCCCAGAAGCAAATTTCAGACAGATCGGCGCACGACGACTCCCCTGGCAACAACGTGGTGGACATCAGCGTGCCGCCCACCACCGACGGACAGAGGGGCAACAAAATGGCGTGCTGCCAGAGCTTGTga